One part of the Bacillus sp. FJAT-27916 genome encodes these proteins:
- a CDS encoding GTP pyrophosphokinase, with the protein MNRFSKEEMKEWKNFLIGYRFALNEMNTKLTILNEEFEMIHHYNPIEHIKSRMKSPDSIIRKMNHKGLVITQENVEANIRDIAGIRITCSFTKDIYAIVDALKQQDDIRILEVKDYIQNPKPNGYRSLHIITEIPVFFSNHKRWMKVEIQIRTVAMDFWASLEHKIYYKFDGEVPGHILHDIKQSADMIAELDKKMESINEEVNILKSQAESINQ; encoded by the coding sequence ATGAACAGATTTAGCAAGGAAGAAATGAAAGAGTGGAAGAATTTTCTCATCGGCTATCGATTTGCCTTAAATGAGATGAACACAAAGCTGACAATCTTAAATGAAGAATTTGAAATGATTCACCACTACAATCCGATTGAGCATATCAAATCTCGCATGAAAAGTCCTGATAGCATCATCAGGAAGATGAATCATAAAGGACTAGTAATCACTCAGGAGAATGTGGAAGCAAATATTCGAGATATAGCAGGAATTAGAATTACCTGCTCCTTTACCAAGGATATCTATGCAATCGTGGACGCTCTGAAGCAGCAGGATGATATACGAATTCTTGAGGTAAAGGACTATATCCAAAATCCAAAGCCTAATGGGTATCGAAGCCTGCATATCATCACGGAAATCCCAGTCTTCTTTTCTAACCATAAGAGATGGATGAAGGTTGAGATCCAGATTCGAACTGTCGCAATGGATTTCTGGGCAAGCTTAGAGCATAAAATATACTATAAGTTTGATGGAGAGGTACCAGGACATATTCTGCATGACATCAAGCAATCAGCTGATATGATTGCTGAGCTTGATAAGAAGATGGAAAGCATCAATGAAGAAGTGAACATCTTGAAAAGTCAGGCAGAAAGCATCAATCAATAA
- a CDS encoding CBS domain-containing protein, translating to MPYLRDIMTTNVDYVTPLDNVYEVAVKMKEDNVGIIPVCDNGTLLGVITDRDLVVDGIAEKHPGSTKVTDVMHADVVTANPDTTDEEAASLMAQHQIRRLPVLENGKLVGIVSLGDLAVTYGSSDDAGEALEDISKDH from the coding sequence ATGCCTTATTTACGCGATATTATGACCACAAATGTAGACTATGTTACACCGCTTGATAATGTATATGAAGTCGCCGTGAAAATGAAAGAGGATAATGTCGGCATTATCCCTGTATGTGACAATGGGACCTTGCTTGGTGTAATTACAGACCGCGACCTTGTGGTGGATGGGATAGCCGAGAAACATCCTGGATCAACGAAGGTAACCGATGTCATGCATGCTGATGTTGTCACAGCCAATCCGGATACAACAGATGAGGAGGCCGCTTCCTTGATGGCACAGCATCAGATTAGGAGACTGCCTGTGCTTGAGAACGGCAAACTTGTCGGGATTGTCTCACTTGGCGACCTGGCCGTTACATATGGGTCCAGCGATGATGCTGGTGAGGCCCTCGAGGATATCTCGAAAGATCACTAA
- a CDS encoding ATP-dependent DNA helicase, which produces MEKEYRISIRHLVEYVYRSGDLDNRFRVATSMSEGTKIHQEIQSAYGPEDEKEVFLRHRIVQEGIGFVLEGRCDGLLRREGEVMIQEIKSTSQDIRELAENAYPVHWAQAKCYAYIYAVQNDLQKMNVELLYVEKQTKKTASYLQSWTVDELESYVHEVILAYLPFARLQIKRMEEKQSTADSVPFPFSDYREGQRKLMGAAWKTISERKNLFALAPTGTGKTISFLYPSIKQMGHEAGEQVRKVIYLTGKTTTKKVAESTMNLLVRDGLKVKVVSLTAKEKMCEGPVDEHGRVQCLYEEGHFDRINEAILDILTHEDIMDKETIQAYSRKHRVCPFEYSIELAYLSDVLICDYNYLFDPGVSLKRLFEEERKGTVLLIDEAHNLVERGREMFSKTLWKKDFLEMQRHYKTINPPLSEAAKTVNRYFIEAKKAMGQARIQVDKDKPEDFIQMVEQLVPVMEGELARGGESMAFLLDVYFSVQSFLRIAKYYSEAYVTKLFFEQRDMGLKIYCLDPSNNLASMSKGFAAKIFFSATLTPAKYYIDALGGSQEDYTLSVPSPFSIDQLEVQILGLSTKYRERERTAEAVAAVIRTHAANKDNYLVFFPSYQYLLMVTAYLEDLGETHKVHVQSQGMNEEERSAFLAAFEQESEKSVIGFAVMGGVFSEGIDLIGEALCGVIIIGTGMPQVNEDRNLIKDYYQSLGVNGFDYAYVYPGMNKVMQAGGRLIRTEQDRGKLILIDDRFLTKKYQGLFPALWTKCLKRSEQ; this is translated from the coding sequence ATGGAGAAGGAGTACAGAATATCGATTCGCCATTTAGTCGAGTATGTCTATCGGAGCGGGGATCTGGATAATCGTTTCAGGGTGGCGACATCCATGTCAGAAGGGACGAAGATACACCAGGAAATTCAGTCTGCGTATGGACCGGAGGATGAGAAGGAGGTTTTCCTCCGTCATCGTATTGTGCAGGAAGGCATCGGATTCGTGCTTGAGGGTCGATGTGACGGTCTTCTCCGCCGTGAGGGAGAAGTGATGATTCAAGAGATTAAATCCACCTCCCAGGATATTAGAGAGCTAGCCGAAAATGCCTATCCTGTTCATTGGGCACAGGCGAAATGCTATGCGTACATATATGCCGTCCAGAATGATTTACAAAAGATGAATGTAGAATTGCTGTATGTGGAAAAACAAACGAAAAAGACCGCTTCATATTTGCAAAGCTGGACAGTCGATGAGCTGGAATCCTACGTCCATGAAGTCATTCTCGCCTATTTGCCATTTGCAAGGCTTCAAATAAAGCGGATGGAGGAGAAACAATCCACCGCAGATTCCGTACCATTCCCCTTTTCTGATTACAGGGAAGGCCAGCGCAAGCTGATGGGGGCGGCCTGGAAAACAATCAGTGAACGAAAGAATCTATTTGCGCTCGCACCGACTGGAACCGGTAAAACCATCTCCTTTCTCTACCCTTCCATCAAGCAAATGGGACATGAAGCAGGTGAACAGGTCAGGAAGGTCATTTATTTGACCGGCAAGACAACAACGAAAAAGGTCGCTGAAAGTACAATGAATCTCCTTGTCAGGGATGGCTTGAAGGTAAAGGTCGTCTCCTTAACCGCGAAGGAAAAGATGTGTGAAGGACCAGTGGATGAACATGGGCGAGTGCAATGCCTTTATGAGGAAGGTCATTTTGATCGGATTAATGAAGCCATTCTCGATATTCTTACCCATGAAGACATTATGGATAAAGAAACCATTCAAGCGTATTCCCGTAAGCACCGAGTATGCCCCTTTGAGTATTCCATTGAATTAGCGTATTTATCGGATGTGCTCATATGCGATTATAATTATCTCTTTGACCCGGGGGTTTCCTTGAAAAGGCTGTTTGAGGAGGAGCGTAAGGGAACGGTGCTCTTAATTGATGAGGCGCATAATCTTGTCGAGCGGGGTAGAGAGATGTTCTCGAAAACCCTATGGAAAAAGGATTTCCTTGAGATGCAGCGCCATTATAAAACAATAAACCCGCCACTCTCGGAAGCAGCCAAAACCGTCAATCGATATTTCATTGAGGCGAAGAAAGCAATGGGGCAAGCAAGGATTCAAGTGGATAAGGACAAGCCTGAGGACTTCATTCAAATGGTTGAACAGCTTGTGCCAGTCATGGAAGGGGAGCTGGCAAGGGGCGGGGAAAGCATGGCGTTCTTGCTGGATGTTTATTTCAGCGTGCAAAGCTTTCTACGAATTGCGAAGTACTACAGTGAGGCGTATGTGACAAAGCTATTCTTTGAACAGCGAGACATGGGGCTTAAAATCTATTGCCTTGACCCGTCCAACAACCTGGCCTCCATGTCAAAAGGGTTTGCAGCAAAAATCTTTTTCTCAGCGACCTTAACACCTGCCAAATACTATATTGATGCACTTGGTGGGAGTCAGGAGGATTATACACTCTCCGTCCCATCTCCGTTTTCAATTGATCAGCTGGAAGTACAGATTCTCGGTCTATCGACGAAATACAGGGAGCGGGAAAGGACGGCGGAGGCAGTGGCAGCGGTCATACGGACACATGCTGCCAATAAGGATAATTATCTTGTTTTCTTCCCGTCCTATCAATATTTGTTGATGGTCACGGCCTATTTAGAGGATTTAGGCGAAACCCATAAGGTGCATGTTCAGTCACAAGGGATGAATGAGGAGGAGCGTTCAGCATTTCTTGCCGCATTCGAGCAAGAGAGTGAAAAATCAGTCATAGGTTTTGCTGTGATGGGCGGTGTCTTCTCTGAGGGCATTGACCTGATTGGAGAGGCGCTATGCGGGGTCATTATCATTGGAACAGGCATGCCCCAGGTCAATGAGGACCGTAATCTGATCAAGGATTATTACCAATCACTCGGTGTAAATGGATTTGATTATGCCTATGTCTACCCAGGGATGAATAAGGTCATGCAGGCCGGGGGAAGATTAATCCGCACTGAACAGGACAGGGGTAAGCTCATCTTGATAGATGACCGTTTTCTAACGAAGAAGTATCAAGGATTATTTCCAGCCTTATGGACAAAATGCTTGAAAAGAAGTGAACAGTGA
- a CDS encoding dUTP diphosphatase, protein MKTRGFEVVGNEFRKHEDASIQLPIRGDAGSAGYDFFSNETVTIEPSAKHLFWTDVKAYMLEDEVLEVYIRSSLGVKYLLAMANGTGIIDSSYYGNPGNDGNIGICLVNWGSEPVVIEKEERIAQGIFKKYLIADDDQVLHQQREGGFGSSNR, encoded by the coding sequence ATGAAAACAAGAGGATTTGAAGTAGTAGGAAATGAATTCAGAAAGCATGAAGACGCAAGTATTCAACTGCCAATCAGAGGAGATGCCGGTTCTGCCGGATATGATTTCTTCTCCAATGAAACGGTAACGATAGAGCCGAGTGCCAAGCATCTCTTCTGGACAGATGTCAAAGCCTATATGCTGGAGGATGAGGTTCTCGAAGTATACATAAGAAGCAGTCTTGGGGTGAAGTACTTACTTGCCATGGCAAACGGAACAGGAATCATCGACTCCTCCTATTATGGCAATCCAGGCAATGACGGCAATATCGGCATTTGCCTCGTCAACTGGGGGAGTGAGCCGGTCGTCATTGAGAAGGAAGAAAGAATTGCCCAAGGCATCTTCAAAAAATACTTAATCGCCGATGATGATCAAGTTCTTCATCAACAACGTGAAGGTGGATTTGGTTCCAGCAATCGCTAA
- a CDS encoding lmo0937 family membrane protein, with the protein MLWTIIGIIIAVWLLGFLFDIAGNLIHILLAVAAIMLVINLIKGRGSSRV; encoded by the coding sequence ATGCTTTGGACAATTATTGGAATAATCATCGCCGTATGGCTACTTGGCTTCCTGTTCGATATAGCAGGGAACTTGATTCATATCCTATTGGCGGTTGCCGCGATTATGCTGGTAATCAATCTTATTAAAGGTAGAGGATCATCGAGAGTTTGA
- a CDS encoding DUF2188 domain-containing protein, protein MFSRNEEGRWKVKAEGKSMETSIHKTQEEAINIVWKIAKS, encoded by the coding sequence ATGTTTTCAAGGAATGAAGAAGGCCGCTGGAAAGTGAAAGCTGAGGGGAAGAGCATGGAAACATCAATCCATAAAACACAAGAGGAAGCTATTAATATTGTTTGGAAAATAGCAAAGTCGTGA
- a CDS encoding DUF6429 family protein — protein sequence MKDQIDELTLLLLYLTSFKDDYGLGEAQRSWKGYPFESLNELSKNNLILDSKRSKSVYLTDDGIEEAKKLIKKYHIKDN from the coding sequence ATGAAAGATCAAATTGATGAATTAACTCTATTATTGTTGTATTTAACCTCTTTTAAAGATGATTATGGATTAGGTGAAGCTCAAAGAAGCTGGAAGGGATACCCCTTTGAATCCCTAAATGAATTATCGAAAAACAATCTCATTCTTGATAGTAAGCGTTCAAAATCTGTTTATCTAACTGATGATGGTATTGAGGAAGCAAAGAAACTAATAAAGAAATATCATATAAAAGACAACTAA
- the ltrA gene encoding group II intron reverse transcriptase/maturase gives MTDTFTDLYHRAKNKETFHHLYDVITSRNNILLAYRTIKSNKGSKTPGTDGKTIIDIERLTENDLVEKIQKQLKNYRPKKVRRKLIEKDNGKMRPLGIPCILDRIIQQCFKQVLEPITEAHFYNHSYGFRPLRSTHHAMARVQFLVNHSKLHYVVDVDIKGFFDNINHTLLIKQLWNLGVYDRKVLACISKMLKAEGDGEGIPEKGSPQGGLLSPLLSNVVLNELDQWIANQWELFPLDKPYTTREGERYAKIHTKLKEGYIVRYADDFKILCRDWKTAEKWYHAVKLFLKERLKLDISPEKSKVINLRKHESAFLGFTIRAIRKGEKRVAHTFVKAEKIQKIKDEARKRIEALRASPTTQNALRFNSFVLGLHNYFNRATHVNLAFSRLAYDIGASMYNRLKPVGKYAHPANPPPTYKKLYSLRFKTFEIAGIHLFPLANVQPKNTICFTQSLTLFTVEGRALIHKNLHKNIKQEIALLMESNIPTRSVEYMDNRISRYSMKQGKCEITGQFLQARDVHCHHYVPVHLGGNDKFNNLRILYKDVHKLIHMTDTTKMNILIKSLDITPPILEKINKYREKCELEPII, from the coding sequence ATGACCGACACTTTTACTGACTTGTACCACCGAGCTAAAAATAAAGAAACATTCCATCACTTATATGACGTCATCACGTCGAGGAATAACATTTTATTAGCTTATCGGACTATCAAGTCAAATAAGGGGTCTAAGACCCCCGGTACAGATGGAAAAACCATCATCGACATAGAGAGACTAACAGAAAATGATTTAGTAGAAAAGATACAAAAACAGCTCAAGAATTATCGCCCGAAGAAAGTCAGACGAAAATTAATTGAAAAAGATAATGGTAAAATGCGACCTCTAGGCATTCCATGTATCCTCGATAGAATCATTCAACAGTGTTTCAAGCAAGTATTGGAGCCAATTACGGAAGCGCACTTTTATAATCATAGTTACGGTTTTAGACCTTTACGGTCTACACATCATGCGATGGCAAGAGTTCAATTCCTTGTTAACCATTCTAAACTTCACTATGTTGTTGATGTTGATATCAAAGGCTTCTTTGACAATATCAATCATACATTGCTCATTAAACAGCTGTGGAATTTAGGTGTTTATGATAGAAAAGTTTTAGCTTGCATTTCAAAAATGTTAAAAGCTGAAGGTGATGGTGAAGGCATTCCGGAAAAGGGTTCACCGCAAGGTGGACTACTATCCCCGTTATTATCTAATGTGGTTTTGAATGAATTAGATCAATGGATAGCGAATCAGTGGGAACTCTTCCCTCTTGATAAGCCATATACGACACGCGAAGGTGAACGTTATGCAAAGATTCACACAAAGTTAAAAGAAGGTTATATAGTTCGCTATGCCGACGACTTTAAAATCTTATGTCGGGACTGGAAGACAGCCGAAAAATGGTATCATGCCGTTAAGCTTTTTCTGAAAGAGCGTTTAAAACTTGACATTTCACCGGAAAAATCAAAAGTAATTAATCTGCGGAAACATGAATCAGCCTTTCTTGGATTTACGATACGTGCCATTCGCAAAGGTGAAAAACGTGTGGCCCATACTTTTGTGAAAGCCGAAAAGATACAGAAAATAAAAGATGAAGCGAGGAAACGAATTGAGGCACTTCGAGCCTCACCAACGACTCAAAATGCTTTGCGATTTAATAGCTTTGTCTTAGGGCTGCATAATTACTTTAATCGAGCTACACATGTCAACTTAGCCTTCTCACGTCTTGCTTATGATATAGGTGCATCTATGTACAATCGTCTTAAACCAGTCGGGAAATACGCCCATCCAGCGAATCCGCCGCCAACCTATAAGAAGTTATACAGTTTGAGGTTCAAGACATTTGAAATTGCTGGTATTCATCTCTTCCCTCTTGCGAATGTTCAGCCAAAGAACACTATTTGTTTCACACAAAGTCTGACACTATTCACAGTTGAAGGCCGAGCGCTAATTCATAAGAATTTGCATAAGAATATCAAGCAAGAAATTGCCTTGCTAATGGAGTCAAATATCCCGACACGAAGTGTCGAATATATGGACAATCGAATCAGTCGATATAGTATGAAACAAGGAAAATGTGAAATTACAGGACAATTTCTACAAGCACGGGATGTACACTGTCATCACTACGTGCCAGTACATCTCGGCGGAAATGACAAGTTCAATAACTTACGCATTCTCTACAAAGATGTACACAAACTAATCCATATGACAGATACAACTAAGATGAATATACTCATAAAAAGTTTGGATATCACGCCACCGATATTAGAGAAAATCAATAAATATCGGGAAAAGTGCGAGTTAGAACCTATCATATAA
- a CDS encoding IS3 family transposase (programmed frameshift): protein MSKIIFNEHQQRLLEANPNVKAVTDRAIQYTPDFKLQAVKQNQSGKGPAEIFREAGFDLEVIGIKKAQSALARWRRTFQTYGENGFLEERRGKASKGRPKKENASTEKKLAQAEARIRLLEAELTLPKKARRVGKAGEEESSLKAREKYQVINETIRLYQLKNMVRYLCEVAQVSPSGYYKWLQNAEKQAIREESDYQDYVFLKEIYDEAQGKIGYRGLYMEVTEKAGQPMNHKKILRLMRKFHFFAKVRRANPYCTMAKATEVHRQVPNHLNRQFDQQEPGKVFLTDITYLQIRGGKTAYLSCVKDVATREIVAYELATSLRMEIVYRTLTKLESCYGNQLHPEAMIHSDQGFHYTHPEYQSRVKEKGLLQSMSRRGNCLDNAPMESFFGHMKDEVPYKEANSLAELKYMIDDYMDYYNNTRKQWTLKKMTPAAYRSHLIAA from the exons ATGAGTAAGATTATCTTTAATGAACACCAACAAAGACTACTAGAAGCTAATCCAAACGTTAAAGCCGTGACAGACCGCGCGATTCAGTATACCCCTGACTTCAAACTGCAGGCGGTTAAACAAAACCAATCTGGGAAAGGCCCAGCGGAAATATTCCGAGAAGCAGGTTTCGATTTAGAGGTGATTGGCATTAAAAAAGCCCAAAGCGCCCTGGCTCGTTGGCGCAGAACCTTCCAAACATACGGAGAAAATGGCTTTTTAGAGGAACGCCGAGGAAAAGCGAGTAAGGGACGCCCCAAGAAAGAGAATGCCTCTACCGAGAAGAAATTGGCCCAAGCAGAAGCCCGCATTCGCCTCTTAGAGGCGGAATTGACCTTAC CTAAAAAGGCTAGACGAGTTGGAAAGGCAGGCGAAGAAGAATCGTCGTTAAAAGCCCGAGAGAAATACCAAGTCATTAATGAGACGATTCGGCTTTATCAATTGAAGAACATGGTCCGTTATTTATGTGAAGTGGCCCAAGTGAGTCCAAGCGGCTATTATAAATGGCTTCAGAATGCGGAAAAACAAGCTATCCGGGAGGAGTCTGATTATCAGGATTATGTCTTTCTAAAAGAGATTTATGATGAGGCCCAAGGGAAAATCGGTTATCGCGGCTTATATATGGAAGTCACCGAGAAAGCCGGTCAGCCAATGAACCACAAGAAAATCCTTCGATTGATGCGCAAGTTTCACTTTTTTGCCAAGGTACGGAGAGCGAACCCATACTGTACGATGGCCAAGGCAACAGAGGTTCACCGTCAGGTACCCAACCATTTGAACCGCCAGTTTGACCAACAGGAACCAGGGAAAGTCTTCTTGACCGACATCACCTACCTGCAAATCCGCGGTGGGAAGACGGCTTATTTGTCTTGCGTGAAAGATGTGGCGACACGAGAGATCGTCGCCTATGAACTCGCGACAAGCCTACGGATGGAGATAGTCTACCGAACATTAACCAAGTTAGAAAGTTGTTATGGGAATCAATTACATCCAGAAGCAATGATTCATTCGGATCAAGGGTTTCATTACACGCATCCTGAATATCAATCTCGCGTGAAAGAGAAGGGGCTCTTACAGTCCATGTCACGAAGGGGAAACTGCCTGGACAACGCCCCAATGGAATCCTTCTTTGGACATATGAAGGACGAAGTTCCTTATAAGGAGGCAAACAGTTTGGCAGAACTAAAATATATGATTGATGATTATATGGATTACTATAACAATACGAGAAAGCAATGGACATTAAAAAAGATGACTCCGGCAGCTTACCGAAGTCATCTCATCGCCGCATAA
- a CDS encoding RNA polymerase sigma factor: MDFEEIYCEYFKEVYLFIKSLSHDENIAEEITQEAFFKALKAIEKFDGSKDIRAWLFTIAKNTYFSHYKRNKRQIDSNVVEESGMTVQIVNHLMNEEDAFAVHQFLHSMGEPYKEVFSLRTFGELPFEKIGLLFGKSAGWARVTYYRARKQIIEYMEEENYERD, from the coding sequence ATGGACTTCGAGGAAATCTATTGCGAATATTTTAAGGAGGTTTATTTGTTTATTAAATCGTTAAGTCACGATGAGAATATAGCCGAAGAAATTACGCAAGAAGCATTTTTCAAGGCGTTAAAAGCAATTGAAAAATTCGATGGTTCTAAAGATATTCGTGCGTGGCTTTTTACGATTGCTAAAAATACATATTTCTCTCATTACAAAAGAAATAAACGACAAATAGATTCAAATGTAGTAGAAGAATCAGGTATGACCGTACAGATAGTAAATCATTTAATGAATGAAGAAGATGCATTCGCAGTTCATCAGTTTCTTCACTCGATGGGTGAACCATATAAGGAGGTCTTTTCACTTCGAACTTTTGGTGAGTTACCGTTTGAGAAGATAGGGCTTCTTTTTGGGAAAAGTGCAGGATGGGCAAGGGTTACCTATTACAGAGCGAGGAAACAAATTATTGAGTATATGGAGGAGGAGAACTATGAAAGAGATTAA
- a CDS encoding zf-HC2 domain-containing protein: MKEIKCTIIQDVLPLYIDEVVSQDTKEMVDQHLQHCEKCQKEYETMKRELYIPAENKAPTINKINKKWRKKKVIISFASIFSTTIFLLGVFAYIFYYERVIPYSTNLFEIKMQNDNQLVSHYYGKSYSSVSETHPTPLEIDGEIKNVSFIVYKETIADSPSRNLINDEKNLNDQGYIWNFSESEKIDAVYYVDYDIEKVIAGKESWDSVLKRAVLIWEK; this comes from the coding sequence ATGAAAGAGATTAAATGCACAATTATTCAAGATGTTTTACCTCTTTATATTGATGAAGTGGTTAGTCAGGATACAAAAGAAATGGTAGACCAGCATTTACAGCACTGTGAAAAATGTCAAAAGGAATATGAAACAATGAAACGTGAACTGTATATTCCAGCAGAAAATAAAGCTCCAACTATTAATAAGATTAATAAAAAATGGCGTAAGAAAAAAGTAATCATTTCATTTGCCTCCATTTTTTCTACGACTATTTTTCTATTAGGAGTGTTTGCGTATATCTTTTATTATGAAAGGGTTATTCCATACTCGACCAATCTATTTGAAATCAAAATGCAAAATGATAATCAATTGGTTTCTCATTATTACGGTAAAAGTTATTCTAGTGTTAGCGAGACCCATCCTACGCCACTTGAAATTGATGGAGAGATAAAGAATGTGAGTTTTATCGTTTATAAAGAAACAATTGCTGATTCCCCTTCAAGAAACCTAATAAATGATGAAAAGAACCTTAATGATCAAGGTTATATCTGGAATTTTTCTGAGAGTGAAAAAATCGATGCTGTTTATTATGTAGATTATGATATCGAAAAAGTCATTGCTGGAAAGGAATCTTGGGATTCAGTTTTAAAACGTGCGGTATTGATTTGGGAGAAATAG
- a CDS encoding zf-HC2 domain-containing protein, with product MEKASCEIIKDMLPLYYDNVCSDDSKRMIEEHLSECNNCKVEFEKIQDEIHSPEKSIMENKTDSNVIKNISTSWKRWRLKSFIKGGIISALLMIIIFLGYVGLFIWDVKSVSTDIVEIRDISEMEDGKIVYYAEINDGYSLNTIKYDMDGEGNFYMTPLRPLIKKEAQPPYGGEKGYDYIDIKVQEEYRGKEIKRIYYGTPKDKILIWEKGIELPKTSEEVEKNFGFE from the coding sequence TTGGAAAAAGCATCGTGTGAAATAATTAAAGATATGCTTCCGTTGTATTACGACAATGTATGTAGTGATGATAGTAAAAGAATGATAGAGGAACATCTTTCAGAGTGTAATAATTGCAAAGTGGAATTTGAAAAAATTCAAGATGAAATTCATAGTCCAGAAAAAAGTATTATGGAAAATAAAACGGATAGTAATGTCATAAAAAATATATCTACTTCGTGGAAAAGATGGCGGCTAAAGTCTTTTATAAAAGGTGGAATAATAAGTGCACTTTTGATGATCATAATCTTTTTGGGATATGTCGGCTTATTTATATGGGATGTCAAAAGTGTTTCCACAGATATAGTAGAAATCAGGGATATAAGTGAAATGGAAGATGGTAAAATCGTCTATTATGCGGAGATAAATGATGGATATAGTTTAAATACAATAAAATACGATATGGATGGCGAAGGGAATTTTTATATGACTCCACTACGTCCCTTAATAAAGAAAGAAGCACAGCCTCCATACGGGGGAGAAAAAGGCTATGATTATATAGATATTAAAGTACAAGAAGAATATCGTGGTAAGGAAATAAAAAGAATTTATTATGGTACACCAAAAGATAAAATTTTGATATGGGAAAAGGGAATAGAATTGCCAAAGACAAGCGAAGAAGTAGAGAAAAACTTTGGATTTGAATAG
- a CDS encoding group II intron reverse transcriptase yields the protein EKGSPQGGLLSPLLSNVVLNELDQWIANQWELFPLDKPYTTREGERYAKIHTKLKEGYIVRYADDFKILCRDWKTAEKWYHAVKLFLKERLKLDISPEKSKVINLRKHESAFLGFTIRAIRKGEKRVAHTFVKAEKIQKIKDEARKRIEALRASPTTQNALRFNSFVLGLHNYFNRATHVNLAFSRLAYDIGASMYNRLKPVGKYAHPANPPPTYKKLYSLRFKTFEIAGIHLFPLANVQTKNTICFTQSLTLFTVEGRALIHKNLHKNIKQEIALLMESNIPTRSVEYMDNRISRYSMKQGKCEITGQFLQARDVHCHHYVPVHLGGNDKFNNLRILYKDVHKLIHMTDTTKMNILIKSLDITPPILEKINKYREKCELEPII from the coding sequence CGGAAAAGGGTTCACCGCAAGGTGGACTACTATCCCCGTTATTATCTAATGTGGTTTTGAATGAATTAGATCAATGGATAGCGAATCAGTGGGAACTCTTCCCTCTTGATAAGCCATATACGACACGCGAAGGTGAACGCTATGCAAAGATTCACACAAAGTTAAAAGAAGGTTATATAGTTCGCTATGCCGACGACTTTAAAATCTTATGTCGGGACTGGAAGACAGCCGAAAAATGGTATCATGCCGTTAAGCTTTTTCTGAAAGAGCGTTTAAAACTTGACATTTCACCGGAAAAATCAAAAGTAATTAATCTGCGGAAACATGAATCAGCCTTTCTTGGATTTACGATACGTGCCATTCGCAAAGGTGAAAAACGTGTGGCCCATACTTTTGTGAAAGCCGAAAAGATACAGAAAATAAAAGATGAAGCGAGGAAACGAATTGAGGCACTTCGAGCCTCACCAACGACTCAAAATGCTTTGCGATTTAATAGCTTTGTCTTAGGGCTGCATAATTACTTTAATCGAGCTACACATGTCAACTTAGCCTTCTCACGTCTTGCTTATGATATAGGTGCATCTATGTACAATCGTCTTAAACCAGTCGGGAAATACGCCCATCCAGCGAATCCGCCGCCAACCTATAAGAAGTTATACAGTTTGAGGTTCAAGACATTTGAAATTGCTGGTATTCATCTCTTCCCTCTTGCGAATGTTCAGACAAAGAACACTATTTGTTTCACACAAAGTCTGACACTATTCACAGTTGAAGGCCGAGCGCTAATTCATAAGAATTTGCATAAGAATATCAAGCAAGAAATTGCCTTGCTAATGGAGTCAAATATCCCGACACGAAGTGTCGAATATATGGACAATCGAATCAGTCGATATAGTATGAAACAAGGAAAATGTGAAATTACAGGACAATTTCTACAAGCACGGGATGTACACTGTCATCACTACGTGCCAGTACATCTCGGCGGAAATGACAAGTTCAATAACTTACGCATTCTCTACAAAGATGTACACAAACTAATCCATATGACAGATACAACTAAGATGAATATACTCATAAAAAGTTTGGATATCACGCCACCGATATTAGAGAAAATCAATAAATATCGGGAAAAGTGCGAGTTAGAACCTATCATATAA